The Branchiostoma floridae strain S238N-H82 chromosome 3, Bfl_VNyyK, whole genome shotgun sequence genomic sequence tttggttgaagttgtatgtttagtgtaTAGGACAAtagagtggaaaacccgccctgacttccttttgACCGCATATGTtaactttatggcaccctgacgtcatcatgCTTTGCTGTCTGTTGAATTTGTCACATGGGCTACGTAGCGGATACACTTCGGTTAtaacagaaggagtttggtcgaagttgtatgtatAGTTTATTGTTTAATTGGGTCAATAGAATGGCAAACTCGCCCCATCTTTCTCCCGATCGCATATGTCAACTTAATGGCAACGctgtgatgtctgttaaatCTGTGCGTCACTTTAATCTTAGTTGCCCGCTCTCTAATACTGATTATCACTTAGGCCCGCTGTGGGTCGTTAATCAAATCATGTAAAATTTTATTGGTTTTGTAAAACGTAGGGTTTTTCAAGACCCTATTTGCTTTTCTGCTAGTGATTTGGCGGTAGTTCATGAGATTGTCGCTAGGTTTTGTTTCTAATGTCTAATTTGCACTTTATAGATGGAATGTTACTTTCTAATATCATCTATATGTGAATTCACATTTCATGAGCTGTTACAGAAGATTTGAAGCAATATCCGATATGCATTGAGTGCCATGGACGCTTTGGGGCGAATTTAGGAAATTTCAGTTCCTTCGAATCGGTATCTGAATAAGTAGCTATGTTCGGTCTTATCACGAATCGGCGGCTGAATGGGCGGCTACGAAAGGGCGGATGAAtaggcggccaacttcagcttGGTGGAGGACATCGAGAAGATTTTGACGAAAATCATTGCAAAAACAGAGGAATCTAGACTGGAGATCGGTGTTCTGTGGCTGAATAGTAACGGCTTAGAGGCACTAACTGACGACCCCGCAAGGGGGCGTGACTTAAGTCGACTGAAGAATCTCATCCAGTTAGCTCTATGGGATAACAAACTTGCTGTCTTCCCAGAGGTTGTGGTGAAGCTGAAGAAGTTAGAGCGTTTGAATATTTCTCAAAATGCAATCGAAAGCATTCCAAATAGTATCAAGGAGATGAGCATCAGTTTAAAAGAGTTGTGGCTAGGCGGGAACAGGATACAAAACGTCCCAGAAGACTTTTGTTACCCAATCTCGAAATCCTTTATTTCGGACATCGACAATACAAAGACGGCGGAAACAACATCAGTGATCTCCCAAAGAACTTTGGCCAGCTATAGAAGTTACATACGTTATATCTGTATGCCAATAAGTTTACAAAGTTTCCGGAAGTGATATGTCAGCTTCCTAGAATCCGAGACTTAGATGTGGGAAAGAACAAAATTCGACATCTGCCAGAAGAGATACatcacatgaaaaaagtcaCCATGTTGAAAGTTGACGACAACTTGTTGACAGAGCTCCCAAACGGTTTATCCCGACTCAACAACTTGTTCCAATTGGACGTACGTGGCAACAGCATAACGTTCCTACCTGTAGAGTTCGGAAAACTGACAATGCTGAAGATATTTGATATCAAGAGGAACCCGATTGTGCAGCCACCACTGGATGTCTGCCTGCTAGGAGTAGAGAGTATCAAGACATACTACGAAGACCTGGCGAAGTCGGAGCGAGTTTCCACCGTGCACCGGAAAGTTGTGCTGCTTGGAGAATCGTTCGCTGGAAAGACAAGTATGAAGAACGCTCTCCAAACGGGCGAATCCCATTTGACCAAAGTGAGGGATCGCACACAGTGTATGAACATAGACTCGTGGTGCTCTAAGATAGGCGGCGAAAGTCTGGAGATTCGGGTGTGCGATTTCGGAGGTCATGATGTGTACACACTGACGCACCAGTTTTTCCTGAGCGAAGGATCTCTTCACCTGCTGGTGGTAAATCTGAAAACTTACCGCAGACGACAAACCGCGTTCAACAGAGCGGTGAGGTTCTGGTTAGAGAGTGTGGATTCTCGCGTCGTCAATGCAGTCGTTTATCTAGTGGGAACCCATGCTGACAGGTTGACCGCGGGTGAGATAGAAGGGAAGACCCGAGACATCAAAGATCGCGTGATGAAGTACATCGAAGAAAGAAGGAAGCACCTGCACTCGCAGATTGAGGAGGTAGAAACACAGCTTGTCAAAGCAAGGGACGAGGCAGAGTATGTCATGAGGGCGTATGCAAGCAGAAAACTAGAGCGACTACAGCGCAAGGTAGAAAAGCTTCGGTGTGAATTGGATAGTGGTCTGAAGTTTCTGAAGAATGGTGACGTGGCAGTAGTGAGCTCCAAAGACATGACCGGCATCACCGACTTGAAAACAGATGTGTTCAAAATCTCAGTCGACAAGGATCTGTTCCCGAGCGCTCATTGTGTCCTGCCCAGATCATGGATCAACATGGAGAAACTGCTCAAGTTAGAAGGGGAGAAGTCCAGCAATATCAGCCTCTCATGGGAGGAGTGTGTGCATCTCGGGTCAAAGCTTAATCTAGTTTCGAACGGAATGGAAGCTGTGATGGGCTACCTTCACAAAACCGGCTCCGTCCTACACTACAGGGGCGACGTCCTCCAGAACGTTGTGTTTCCTGACCCTACTCAGCTGATCACGCTTCTCAAGCTGATTTTTGACCACGACCAAGAACGCCTCCTTGGCGCCTTAAGACAGAATTCTAAGATGTCCACAGAGGAATTTA encodes the following:
- the LOC118411755 gene encoding malignant fibrous histiocytoma-amplified sequence 1 homolog; its protein translation is MLKVDDNLLTELPNGLSRLNNLFQLDVRGNSITFLPVEFGKLTMLKIFDIKRNPIVQPPLDVCLLGVESIKTYYEDLAKSERVSTVHRKVVLLGESFAGKTSMKNALQTGESHLTKVRDRTQCMNIDSWCSKIGGESLEIRVCDFGGHDVYTLTHQFFLSEGSLHLLVVNLKTYRRRQTAFNRAVRFWLESVDSRVVNAVVYLVGTHADRLTAGEIEGKTRDIKDRVMKYIEERRKHLHSQIEEVETQLVKARDEAEYVMRAYASRKLERLQRKVEKLRCELDSGLKFLKNGDVAVVSSKDMTGITDLKTDVFKISVDKDLFPSAHCVLPRSWINMEKLLKLEGEKSSNISLSWEECVHLGSKLNLVSNGMEAVMGYLHKTGSVLHYRGDVLQNVVFPDPTQLITLLKLIFDHDQERLLGALRQNSKMSTEEFSVVQNNFVRRAILPKGVLLKHFSKNKTTTDDFDHHQGAGDICHPARRRT